The DNA window GCCCGGACCACCGCGTCGGCGGCCGAGGCCGGGTCCGTGTCCGCCTCGTAGCGTGCGAAGGCCGGCAGCGTCCAGCGCGCGGACTCCTCGGTGCGGCGGGCGAGCGCGCCCGGGGAGAGCCGGATGTGGACGCTCAGGTCGAAGGGGAACCAGTGGCCCAGCAGCAGCGGGCCGTGCACGACCAGTACGCCGCCGGGCGGGAGTGCGACGTACGGGCTGCGGGTGGCCCGGTCGCGCACCGGGTCCCAGAGGTCGGGCAGCACCCGGCCGGTGCCGCCGGGGTCGGTCGGGCCGAACACCTCCCGCCAGAGCGCGGCCGTGTCGTACCAGCCGCCGAGGTAGGAGTCCACGTCCTCGCGGCCGAACTCGAAGCGGAGGGAGGCCGGCCGCAGGAATCCCTCGGCCGCCACCACCAGGACCGGCCGGCCGCGCAGGCGCAGCGCGTCGGCCAGGTGCCCCGCGAGGAGGCCCGTCCCGGCCGCCGGGGCTCCGTCGACACCCACCCGCTGCCAGCCGCCCGGCTCGGGTGCGGCGCTGCCGGTGGTCTCCGCGGCGGTGCCGGGGTCGTCGAGGCGGCCGGCGAGCCGCTCGGCCATCCGCTGCCATGTGATCGCTTCCAGCTGCACGAGCCCATTGTCAGTGGTGGGCCGTAGCTTTTTTCACGAGGGATCACCGGCGGAACGGAACCCGGTGGCCCGGCCTTGGGGAGGGGTCTGTCATGGCTCGGGAGACGACGTATCTGGAGCTGTCGCAGGACGACGGCGCTGCGCACAAGTTCTACGAGGTGACGGTGGACGGCACCGCCGTCTCCGTGCGGTACGGGCGCATCGGGGCGGACGGCCAGGTGCAGAGCTCCTCGTTCCCGACGGCGGACAAGGCCCGGGCGGCGGCCGCGAAGAAGATCGGCGAGAAGGTCCGCAAGGGGTACGCCCCGGCCGTGCGCGGCGGGCGTGCCGCGCGGTCGGTGACGCGGCGCCAGGTCACGTCGGCGCCGTCGACGGCGCGGGCCGCGGCTCCGGTGCTGTGGCGGTTCCGTACGGGGTCCTCGGCCTTCGGGATCCACGTGGACGAGGACCGCTGCTGGGTCGGCAACCAGGCGGGTGACGTCTACACGCTCAGCCACGGCGGGGAGGTGCTGGCCCGGTACTCGCTGCCGGACGGGGTGAAGTGCCTGGTGGCGGACGAGTTCTGGATTTACGCGGGCTGTGACGACGGCACGGTGTACGACCTGTCGTCGAAGGTGCCGTTCGGGGCGTACGACATCGCGGCCGACGTGGACATCTTCTGGCTGGACATCCGCGAGGGCGTGCTGAACGTGTCCGACGCGAGCGGCGGGCTGACGGTCATCGACCACGAGGACGAGTTCCAGTGGTCGCGGCGCTCGGACGGCTCGAACGCCTGGATGGTCCGGGCGGACGCGGACGCGGTCTACCACGGCCACAGCCAGGGCGTCACCGCGTACGCCCCGGACGGCGGGCGGCAGCTGTGGCACACGGCCACGAACGGGTCGGTGCTGTTCGGCTGGCAGGAGGACCACGCGGTCTACGCGGGCACCGGGCGCAACACCGTGCAGCGGCTGTCGAAGGCGACCGGCGCGGTGGAGGCCACCTACCGGTGCGACGCGGCGGTGTACTCGTGCGCGACCTCCCCGGACGGCAGGCACGTCTTCGCCGGCGACCTGGCCTCCTCGGTGTACTGCTTCGACGCCGACGGGCGGCGGCTGTGGAAGCTGGGCACGGGCAGCGGGTCCGCGCTGTCGATGCAGTACCACGAGGGGCGGTTGTTCCTGGTGACCACGGACGGCTCGCTGGTCTGTGTGGACGCGAGCGAGCAGGCGATAGCCGCGGCCCAGCAGGGCTCGGTGCCGGCGCCGGTGGACGTGAAGTCGGCCGCCGCCCTGCCCGTGTTCACCCCGGCCGCGTCGGCGGCGGCGGTCGCCACCGTCTCGGTGGCGTCGGCTCCGGCGGGCGGTGTGGTCGTGGAGTGCGTCCAGCAGGGCGGCCGGGTGCGGGTGCAGGTGGTCTCGGGAGGCTTCGAGCCCTCCTGGAACGTGCAGTTCCCGCGCGGCATACGGGAGCCCGGCGCCCGGTACGTGGTGGACGGGCTGCACGCGTCCTCTGGAGGCTTCTACCGGGTGCGCGGGGAGATACGCCGGCTGGTGTGAGGCTCACCCGGGCGGTACGGGTTCACCGGCGTGCTCCCGGCACACGGCCGGTGTGACGCCGTGCGGGGCCGGGGCGGGTATGGAGAAGGGGGTTCCCGGGGGGAGCGCCGGGGTCACGTGCAGGACGACCGGTTCGCTGCCGAGGTTGTGGCCCAGGTGGAGGTGCCGGATGCCCGCCGGCTCCACGAAGGCGGTCCCGGCGCGGTGCACCGCGATCGTGCCGTCGTGCAGGACCCGGGTCAGGGTCCCGGCGAGGACCACGGCGTCCAGCCGCACCCGGTGGTAGTGCCAGCCGGTGCAGCCGCCCGGCGGTATGACGATCTTGCGGCCGGCCGGGGCCGAGGGTTTGCGCGCCCCTGCCGTTCGAACCGTCGCCTGCTGCCCGCCCATGTGTCCTCCTCGGTGGACCGGCTGCCGTCCACGGGCCCACGGTAGAAGGACGGCGTGGCATCGAGGAAGAGTTGGTGAAACATCAACCGGCCTTCTCCAGCAGGTGATATGAGGCCCCTGCGGCGGTATCACCCCTGTATGAGCCTGGTGGTGTTCGAGTCCGGTAAGCAGATCCACTGCGCGGAGTGCCGGCAGGGGCCGCTCCGCCACCTCGTGCGCGAGGCCGGCGTGCCGCGCTGCCTGGACTGCGCCGATCTCGGGCACCTGGTCTACCTCCCGCGCGGGGATGCGGCGCTCACCCGCCGCTCCCGGGAGGGGAGCGCGCTGTCCGCCGTCGTCGTCCGCTTCAACCGGCGCCGCCGCCGCTACGAGCGGCTGGGAATCCTCGTCGAGGAGGCCGCTCTGGCCCACGCCGAGCGTGCGTGTCTCGCGGACGCCGAGGCGCGGGCCAGGCGCCGGGAGCGCGACCGGCTGCGTCGCGCCGCCGAGGACACCCGGTTCACGGCGGCTTTCGCCGCCGAGATAGTCCGCCTGTTCCCCGGCTGCCCGGCCGACCGGGCGGTGGCCATCGCCACGCACGCCTCGGTGCGCGGCAGCGGCCGGGTGGGCCGCAGCGCCGCCGGCCGTGCGCTGGACGAACGCGCCGTCTCGTACGCGGTGCGCGCGGCCGTGCGGCACGCCGACACCGAGTACGACGCGCTGCTGATGGCGGGCGTCCCGCGGTTCGCGGCCCGGACGCGGCTGGCGGCACGGATCGAGGCCGTCCTGGACAGCTGGCGCCCCGTACCGCCCGCCCGCGGTCCTAGCGCGTGAGGCCGAAGCGGCGGTAGAGGAGTGCGCCGCCGAGGAGGAGCGCGCCGCCGCCGGGGAGCAGGTAGCCGACGGCGTCCGCGCCGGTGTGGGCCAGGGCTTCGGTGTGCCGCGGCGGAGCGGGCTGTGCCACCGGCAGCTCAGTGACCGGCGGTTGGACGGGGGGCTGGACGGGCGGCTGCACGGGCGGCTGCACGGGCGGCTGCACGGGGGGCTTGCCGGGGGTGGGCACCTCGCCGTTGACCGAGGTGTTGCCGGTGGAGCTGTTGCCGATGCCGACGACGTTGACGGAGTTGCCGCTGAGGTTCACCGGCAGGTCGACGGGGAGCTGGAGGCCGTTGCCGGACAGCACCCCCGGGGAATCCTTTACCCGTCCATCGGCGGCGGCTCCGCCGCCATTGCCCGCGCCCTGTTTCGACGAGTGTGAGGGACTGGGCTGCGCATCGTTGACACATCGGTTCCCCGCGGCCGGATTGAGCAGGCCGACCACGCTCACGGTGTTCCCGCACGCGTTCACCGGTACGTTCACCGGCAGTTGGACCAGGTTCCCGGAGAGCAGCCCCGGCGAGCGCTCGGTGCGGCCACCGGCGTCCGCGTCGGCATGGGCGAATCCGCCCGCACCCGCGACCGCCAGCCCGCCTCCCGCAACCACCG is part of the Streptomyces subrutilus genome and encodes:
- a CDS encoding uridine kinase — translated: MQLEAITWQRMAERLAGRLDDPGTAAETTGSAAPEPGGWQRVGVDGAPAAGTGLLAGHLADALRLRGRPVLVVAAEGFLRPASLRFEFGREDVDSYLGGWYDTAALWREVFGPTDPGGTGRVLPDLWDPVRDRATRSPYVALPPGGVLVVHGPLLLGHWFPFDLSVHIRLSPGALARRTEESARWTLPAFARYEADTDPASAADAVVRADDPRHPAWTGLRPR
- a CDS encoding WGR domain-containing protein; its protein translation is MARETTYLELSQDDGAAHKFYEVTVDGTAVSVRYGRIGADGQVQSSSFPTADKARAAAAKKIGEKVRKGYAPAVRGGRAARSVTRRQVTSAPSTARAAAPVLWRFRTGSSAFGIHVDEDRCWVGNQAGDVYTLSHGGEVLARYSLPDGVKCLVADEFWIYAGCDDGTVYDLSSKVPFGAYDIAADVDIFWLDIREGVLNVSDASGGLTVIDHEDEFQWSRRSDGSNAWMVRADADAVYHGHSQGVTAYAPDGGRQLWHTATNGSVLFGWQEDHAVYAGTGRNTVQRLSKATGAVEATYRCDAAVYSCATSPDGRHVFAGDLASSVYCFDADGRRLWKLGTGSGSALSMQYHEGRLFLVTTDGSLVCVDASEQAIAAAQQGSVPAPVDVKSAAALPVFTPAASAAAVATVSVASAPAGGVVVECVQQGGRVRVQVVSGGFEPSWNVQFPRGIREPGARYVVDGLHASSGGFYRVRGEIRRLV
- a CDS encoding cupin domain-containing protein; its protein translation is MGGQQATVRTAGARKPSAPAGRKIVIPPGGCTGWHYHRVRLDAVVLAGTLTRVLHDGTIAVHRAGTAFVEPAGIRHLHLGHNLGSEPVVLHVTPALPPGTPFSIPAPAPHGVTPAVCREHAGEPVPPG
- a CDS encoding DUF2293 domain-containing protein, producing the protein MSLVVFESGKQIHCAECRQGPLRHLVREAGVPRCLDCADLGHLVYLPRGDAALTRRSREGSALSAVVVRFNRRRRRYERLGILVEEAALAHAERACLADAEARARRRERDRLRRAAEDTRFTAAFAAEIVRLFPGCPADRAVAIATHASVRGSGRVGRSAAGRALDERAVSYAVRAAVRHADTEYDALLMAGVPRFAARTRLAARIEAVLDSWRPVPPARGPSA
- a CDS encoding chaplin, producing MVAGGGLAVAGAGGFAHADADAGGRTERSPGLLSGNLVQLPVNVPVNACGNTVSVVGLLNPAAGNRCVNDAQPSPSHSSKQGAGNGGGAAADGRVKDSPGVLSGNGLQLPVDLPVNLSGNSVNVVGIGNSSTGNTSVNGEVPTPGKPPVQPPVQPPVQPPVQPPVQPPVTELPVAQPAPPRHTEALAHTGADAVGYLLPGGGALLLGGALLYRRFGLTR